The Coprothermobacter sp. genome has a segment encoding these proteins:
- a CDS encoding leucine--tRNA ligase yields MREYDFHSIEPKWQDLWEAEKAYRTEENSVKPKLFCLDYFPYPSGDGLHVGHCRNYIPTDVISRFYRMKGFNVLHPMGWDAFGLPAENEAIRLKKNPREITIKNTTNFKRQLKLIGTSYDWEREINSSDPEYYRWTQWFFLLLYKRGLAYEKESEQWWCSSCKTVLANEQAKDGKCWRCGTPVEKKKLKQWFFRITDYADRLADDLDTVDWPERIKIMQRNWIGKSVGAEVVFDIVSAGDGSKHPVTVFTTRLDTIMGATFLVLAPEHPLIHEIVASGQHAEVDAYIAASKTKTEIDRMSTDREKTGVFTGAYTVNPFSGEKVPVWIADYVLMGYGTGAIMAVPAHDSRDFAFATRCGIQIRQVIGWPGIAYEATSWNDAYSEHGTLVRSGRFDGLTTEAAFAAMVEEGEAKGFATAQTNYHMRDWLISRQRYWGAPIPMVHCPTCGAVPVPESQLPVVLPDVQGYEPSGTGESPLAGVKEWVETTCPVCGGPARRETDTMDGFACSSWYELRYTSPHNDKAPFDRATIDYWLPVDLYVGGAEHAVMHLLYARFWTKVMYDEGLVGFTEPFARLMNQGMLLSYDGQKMSKSKHNVITPDEVVEQYGADTLRLYELFMAPFEQEVAWSKEGISGAHRFMKRLWELAQRSIDVPRGNLADVAVPKLDLQINKLIRKITEDIEKFKFNTAVAAFMEYFNFLSETVRNDETVLATAEWQTAMRQLLVVLAPFAPHTTEELWQEYGCEGSIHKQPWPAWDESKLVESEVEVAVQVNGKVRGSMLVPSDSTDEELGSLALAQDYVVKYTAGHIVKRVVAIKGKVVNIVVQ; encoded by the coding sequence ATGAGAGAATACGATTTTCATAGCATCGAACCGAAGTGGCAAGACCTCTGGGAGGCCGAGAAGGCCTATCGGACGGAAGAGAACTCGGTCAAGCCAAAGCTCTTCTGTCTGGATTACTTCCCGTATCCATCAGGAGACGGCCTGCATGTCGGCCATTGCCGCAACTATATCCCCACCGACGTCATCAGTCGCTTCTACCGCATGAAGGGCTTCAATGTCCTGCACCCCATGGGCTGGGACGCATTCGGGCTCCCCGCTGAGAACGAGGCTATCAGGCTGAAGAAAAATCCGCGCGAGATCACCATTAAGAACACGACCAACTTCAAGAGGCAGCTCAAACTCATCGGGACCTCGTACGACTGGGAGCGAGAGATCAACTCATCCGATCCCGAATACTATCGGTGGACTCAGTGGTTCTTCCTGCTTCTGTACAAGCGGGGCCTTGCCTATGAGAAGGAGTCGGAGCAGTGGTGGTGCTCGAGCTGCAAGACTGTCCTGGCTAATGAGCAGGCAAAGGATGGCAAGTGCTGGCGCTGCGGGACCCCCGTGGAGAAGAAGAAGCTGAAACAGTGGTTCTTCAGGATAACCGACTACGCCGATCGTCTGGCCGACGACCTTGATACCGTGGACTGGCCCGAGCGCATTAAGATCATGCAGCGCAACTGGATCGGCAAGTCCGTTGGTGCCGAGGTCGTCTTCGACATCGTGTCGGCCGGCGATGGTTCGAAGCATCCGGTAACGGTCTTCACGACTCGTCTGGACACCATCATGGGCGCTACGTTCCTCGTGCTGGCCCCTGAACATCCTCTGATCCATGAGATCGTTGCGAGCGGACAGCATGCCGAGGTCGATGCATATATCGCTGCCAGCAAGACCAAGACGGAGATCGACCGCATGTCGACAGACAGGGAGAAAACGGGTGTCTTCACGGGAGCCTACACGGTCAACCCGTTCTCGGGCGAGAAGGTCCCGGTCTGGATTGCCGACTATGTGCTCATGGGCTATGGCACGGGCGCCATCATGGCTGTACCTGCTCATGACAGCCGTGACTTTGCGTTTGCCACCAGATGTGGTATCCAGATCCGTCAGGTCATCGGATGGCCGGGCATCGCATATGAGGCAACGTCGTGGAATGATGCATACTCCGAGCACGGAACGCTGGTTCGTTCTGGGCGCTTCGACGGTCTGACAACGGAGGCTGCTTTCGCGGCAATGGTCGAAGAGGGTGAAGCAAAGGGGTTTGCAACGGCGCAGACCAACTACCACATGCGTGACTGGCTTATCAGCCGCCAACGCTACTGGGGAGCTCCGATCCCGATGGTACACTGTCCAACATGCGGGGCGGTCCCGGTTCCCGAGAGTCAGCTGCCAGTCGTGTTACCGGATGTCCAGGGATATGAACCAAGCGGCACGGGCGAGTCGCCTCTGGCCGGCGTCAAGGAATGGGTCGAAACGACGTGCCCTGTGTGCGGGGGACCAGCCAGGCGCGAGACGGATACCATGGACGGCTTCGCCTGTTCCTCTTGGTATGAGCTGCGGTACACCAGCCCTCACAACGACAAGGCGCCCTTCGACAGGGCGACCATCGACTACTGGCTTCCTGTCGACCTGTACGTGGGTGGCGCGGAGCATGCGGTCATGCATCTGCTGTATGCCCGGTTCTGGACCAAGGTCATGTACGACGAAGGTCTCGTGGGCTTCACAGAGCCCTTCGCTCGCCTCATGAACCAGGGAATGCTGCTTTCCTACGACGGGCAGAAGATGAGCAAGAGCAAGCATAACGTCATTACTCCCGACGAGGTTGTCGAGCAGTATGGTGCCGACACCTTGCGCTTGTATGAACTGTTCATGGCGCCGTTTGAGCAGGAGGTCGCCTGGTCCAAGGAAGGTATCTCAGGCGCGCACCGCTTCATGAAGCGTCTGTGGGAGCTCGCACAGCGGAGCATCGACGTACCACGGGGGAACCTGGCGGACGTTGCGGTTCCGAAGCTCGATCTGCAGATCAACAAGTTGATCAGAAAGATCACCGAGGACATCGAGAAGTTCAAGTTCAACACCGCGGTGGCCGCGTTCATGGAGTACTTCAACTTCCTGTCCGAGACCGTGAGGAACGACGAGACGGTTCTGGCGACGGCTGAGTGGCAGACCGCGATGCGGCAGCTGCTTGTCGTCCTGGCCCCTTTCGCTCCCCACACGACAGAGGAACTATGGCAGGAGTACGGGTGCGAAGGGAGCATTCACAAACAGCCCTGGCCTGCCTGGG
- a CDS encoding aspartate--tRNA(Asn) ligase, whose amino-acid sequence MERVLSNELSSHAGERIMMAGWMHRIRRLGSGMVFVHLRDRSGICQIVVEAPEAVASIDGLLVESVIQVEGTVVAEPQAAGGYEVHDPSFTVLSPVTEALPFPINKPVINAHLDTFLDNAMVGLRAPSKQAIFKLSAAVAHGFREVLDGKGFTEVATPKIIGSASESGANVFAIEYFGKQAYLAQSPQFYKQMMVGVFERVYEVAPVFRAEPHQTIRHLNEYVSMDAEMGFIKDHTTVMALLTEVIRGILSYLTTHCTGELELLKVAMPLAPETFPHVYFPDAQQWIFEHQGEDCRGEPDLAPQHEKWLGEWAKETFQSDFLFVTGYPMVKRPFYTAPNRDDPKYSNSFDLLFRGTELVTGGQRLNKFDDYARALESRGMTQDAVAAYLQTFRFGMPPHGGFAIGLERFIMQLTGLTNLREAALFPRDMERLQP is encoded by the coding sequence ATGGAACGTGTGCTAAGCAACGAACTGTCCTCTCACGCAGGTGAACGCATCATGATGGCGGGCTGGATGCACCGCATTCGCAGGCTGGGAAGCGGTATGGTATTTGTCCACCTGCGCGATCGCTCTGGCATCTGTCAGATCGTCGTTGAGGCTCCCGAGGCAGTGGCTTCCATCGACGGATTGCTTGTCGAGAGCGTCATCCAGGTCGAGGGCACGGTGGTTGCAGAGCCACAGGCCGCCGGTGGATACGAAGTGCACGACCCTTCCTTCACCGTGCTGTCTCCTGTCACCGAAGCGTTGCCGTTTCCGATCAACAAGCCGGTCATCAATGCGCATCTGGATACGTTCCTCGACAATGCCATGGTCGGTCTCAGGGCGCCTTCCAAACAGGCCATCTTCAAACTGAGCGCCGCAGTCGCCCACGGATTCCGGGAGGTCCTCGACGGTAAGGGTTTCACCGAAGTGGCGACACCCAAGATCATCGGCTCAGCTTCTGAGTCAGGCGCCAACGTTTTCGCGATCGAGTACTTCGGGAAGCAGGCCTATCTGGCACAGAGCCCCCAGTTCTACAAGCAGATGATGGTCGGTGTCTTCGAACGCGTGTACGAGGTGGCCCCTGTCTTCAGGGCCGAGCCCCATCAGACCATCCGTCACCTCAACGAGTACGTCAGCATGGACGCCGAGATGGGGTTCATTAAGGACCATACGACGGTCATGGCCCTTCTCACCGAAGTCATCAGGGGGATCCTCTCCTATCTCACGACGCACTGCACCGGGGAGCTGGAGCTTCTCAAGGTCGCAATGCCGCTGGCGCCCGAGACCTTTCCGCACGTCTACTTCCCGGACGCACAGCAGTGGATCTTCGAACATCAGGGCGAGGATTGCCGCGGAGAGCCGGATCTTGCCCCTCAGCACGAGAAGTGGCTGGGCGAGTGGGCAAAGGAGACGTTCCAGTCCGATTTCCTGTTCGTTACCGGGTACCCGATGGTGAAGCGCCCCTTCTACACGGCGCCGAACCGGGACGACCCCAAGTACTCCAACTCATTCGACCTTCTGTTCCGGGGGACCGAGCTCGTCACGGGTGGGCAGCGTCTCAACAAGTTTGACGACTATGCCAGGGCTCTGGAATCTCGTGGCATGACCCAGGATGCTGTGGCCGCCTACCTGCAGACATTCCGCTTCGGCATGCCGCCGCACGGTGGATTTGCCATCGGGCTGGAGCGGTTTATCATGCAGCTGACAGGTCTGACGAACCTGCGCGAGGCCGCCCTGTTCCCACGCGACATGGAGAGGCTGCAGCCCTGA